Proteins from a single region of Dasypus novemcinctus isolate mDasNov1 chromosome 16, mDasNov1.1.hap2, whole genome shotgun sequence:
- the LOC101431940 gene encoding olfactory receptor 2T8-like, which translates to MENGNHTSYFILLGLFNHTGAHYFLFVMMLTIVFISLLVNALMILLIHQDHQLHTPMYFLLSQLSLMDMMLVFTIVPKMAADYLTSNKFISPAGCGLQIFLFLTLAGGECFLLAAMSYDRYVAVCHPLRYPVLMNWPLCMRMILGSWFLGAADGIMQAVVTLNFPFCKSREIDHFFCEAPTLLRLACTDTSVFEYAMYICCVLMLLIPISLILTSYSLILLAVLHMRSTEARKKAFTTCSSHLAVVGLFYGATTFIYMRPKSYRSANHDKIVSTFYTIFTPALNPLIYSMRNSDVKGALTKCISSLSYLKS; encoded by the coding sequence ATGGAAAATGGAAACCATACCTCATATTTCATTCTTCTTGGACTCTTTAATCACACAGGAGCTCACTACTTCCTCTTTGTGATGATGTTGACAATTGTCTTCATCTCCCTCTTGGTCAATGCCCTCATGATCCTCCTTATTCACCAGGACCACCAactccacacccccatgtactttctACTAAGCCAACTCTCCCTTATGGACATGATGCTGGTTTTCACCATTGTGCCTAAAATGGCTGCTGACTATTTGACTAGCAACAAGTTCATCTCCCCTGCTGGTTGTGGATTACAGATCTTCctcttcctcacactggctggtGGAGAATGCTTCCTTTTGGCAGCCATGTCCTATGACCGTTATGTGGCTGTTTGTCACCCTCTGCGATATCCTGTACTTATGAACTGGCCATTATGCATGAGAATGATATTGGGGTCTTGGTTTCTGGGAGCAGCTGATGGGATCATGCAGGCTGTTGTTACCCTGAATTTCCCATTTTGCAAATCACGTGAAATTGATCATTTTTTCTGTGAGGCCCCCACATTGTTACGTTTGGCTTGTACTGACACATCTGTCTTTGAGTATGCCATGTATATCTGCTGTGTGTTAATGCTTCTGATCCCAATATCCCTGATCCTGACTTCCTATAGTCTCATCCTACTTGCTGTTCTCCACATGCGATCCACAGAAGCCCGCAAGAAGGCTTTTACTACTTGCTCGTCTCATTTAGCTGTGGTTGGACTCTTTTATGGAGCTACCACTTTTATTTATATGAGACCCAAAAGCTACAGGTCTGCTAATCATGACAAGATTGTGTCAACTTTTTATACTATTTTCACCCCTGCACTGAATCCCCTCATTTATAGTATGAGGAACAGTGATGTAAAGGGAGCTTTGACTAAGTGTATAAGCTCGTTGTCATACCTTAAATCATAA